ATAGGTAAACTAAAATATTTGATAAACATTATTTATAGAGTTGATAGACaacttataagatacacattaattatatattatatcaaCTCTATTTTTAAAACTATTTCTCATCGGCTGATagctaatttgattttattttttattttaattatattatccttttaaaaaatttattaattataaaatttgtatttttaaaataatttatagtaaatataaaaattttataaatataatatttatttttatatatatttaaaagataaatataatttaatatgttttataataaattaataattatatatctattttaatagtaaaataaataatatcgtatatatctttattagttactttacatgtaataataataattaaatataattttataaattatttaaaatatatcaattatgattaattataaattattaataatatttattatctaTCAGTATCATACAAATAAATCAAATAGAATCTGAGTTTActgtaatattaatattattactatTATATATAATTGATTGAATTTTACACGGTGGCCGGGGCCCACTTTGTTGCCCTGACCGTCTTGTATTTTAACCCTTCAACGCGGTGGTGCTTCCGATTTTCCCTTGGTTTCCTTAGCTattaaagaaattaataaatgTGTTAGTTGGTAAGATTTAGTCCACTTGAATTTTCCTCAAATCACATCTTTCACGCAATTCGCTTAATATTGCGTGAATAGCAAGCCCCTTGCTTAGGCTGTTAATCATATATATGAACTCAAAATTTATTAACCAAAAtttgatatttatattaataattaattaaaattaagtattcaattcaaataaaataaaataaaataaaattattaaaatcaaattaatcgaattattatattaaacaaactaattaaatcaaaataatgaaaaattgaacaaaattaAATAACTCTAATTTGATTCAGTTCTTTCACAAATTCTCACACTTCAATTAAAATTCTTTCataatttcattttcattttcattttcagcTCTCAGTCACAGAATTAGACATTCAAATTTACATAATTGATTCAAATATTTAAACATTTAAAATCATTGAATTGATTCAAGTATTCAAGATCACATGGTCACTTCAATTACACATTCACACAttcactttaattttatttttttttcatttgcttggattatttttttttattttaataatataatttaatatgtatttttctatattttatattttcattatcatattataaaatattaataataaagttattaatttattataattttatttcaagtgttaataaattgatttattattattttcataatttggTTTATATGAGTGCTCATGCATCTCTTTCATCTTCATAACACTATTTGGAAGAAAAATGTTACTTCCAATTCCATTATTGAAAATGGCAGTCAACTTAAATGAAATATTTCATTGTCCTTTGTGTTTTCATATTAGGAATTCCACTAATAACTTTCTATGATAGAATTTTTTTTGTGCATGACTTTAGTTTTTTCTGCTTTTAAGTCTACGCCAATGGGCCAATTTGTTCAATagctttttaattgaatttaaacgATCCGTCATTTTCAATTATAAACTCTTTTAATTTGAAGAAGACACAAATctctaataaaataaaacatgaaaATCATGCAGAAGTAATACAAGGtcattccttaatttttttttccccaCTATATTATTAAGATGGATGTGTATTTAAAATGATAGCAAATTTAACTTTATATTGgaatgaaaaattataaaatatcaaatttaaaatatttctttCTTTTAAATTCTCGTGTATATATAAAATGAAGTCAAACAATTTGATCACTATGACTATAAAACATTATGAAATTGTTATGCGAAGTTTCGTGGAGAAAATTATGATGGTGAGAACCTTAGATCCACCAGAAGACATTTTCCAATCCGCTTAGAAAACCTGCACCCCTATACAAAAAGTACCTTATCGTCCAATCTTTTCATGGTAGGAGTTCTACAAAATGTGCCTTTGATCGTTGACAGACTTGCAATGCttcatttgtttttcttctttatataaaatttttagtttttttttaatgattttaaaGTTATAATTTAATCAACAGTGATAAGATTTATTGTGCTTCTAAAAAGTGAACTTAAATTTGATCCTTATAAAATACATTGTTAAAAGAGCAGCCACAAATTCGAATTAGTTttctttagaatgtaaaatggatATAGAAAAtacttaatatattaaaaaatttataatttatattttatgatattaattttaaatttttattattttaaattaatatatcaataaatataaaagaaGTATGCAAAAATTATACTAATAGATTCGCttgaaaaaaatacaaaataatgaAGTATTAAAGCAATGATATTTTGAAAAAGGTTGCATAAAATCTTAAaccattaattaataattatcaaattaatttaattattaattttatatataaaataactacATATTATAAAATATCTTTTGCACGTGCAATCACTTTCAAGACTAGCATTTAAAAAAGTCCACAAGCAAAAGCTTTCCAATTCCAAAATTGTGAACCCCACTCCATCTGGATAATATTCCAACCATCCTACACGGTGGTTGTGGCACATTTCAGCATTTGATAAGaactaataatatttaaataaatatataaatatgattatttaaaaaaaaactataaaattattataaatttataggaTCCATTTATatgcatatttttatttattaaaactcaCATGTAAATTCATTCATTATTAGATTGTCACTTTATATTTTATGTAAAATATCTCATATAGAATAACTACTTTATTATATAATTAGAAAATTGTCCGTTAATAATTTTCTATGATAGACTTATCTTTTACGGATGAGTTTtaagtttttctttttctttttaagtcTTGGTCACTGGGCCAAATTTGTCCAATCTCTTTTCAATTGGAATTTAAACAATAAACAACTTCTAGTGTAATTTTGATATAAAATATATATCTCaaagtaaatttaattaaattaattcgaCGGTATGCTTTTGCTATAATTTGAAGCAATATAATAAAGTAGAATGAAAACATAAATATTGATGGTCTTTTTTACTACTTAGACgcaaaattaaaagaattatgaAACCCACAATTTCACTCTATGCTATAGTCATGTGAATATTCATGAAAAGTTAACGATAGTTTAAAATTTAGATCATTTACAGACTTGTGATTGAAAATACTCTAAAATTTGTCGCTTATTTTCAAGATGTTACCTTGAAAAAAAGAATTGTCTTGTTTATCGATTGTCTACAATATGTTGGAAGATATTCATCTAATTGCCTTTTCTTTTACGTGGTCCAAATTCAAACTATTAATTAAGTGGAAAGTAGCATGGACTTGGACCAaaactaagaaaaaaaaaaaaccaaggcTGTAGCCGCCATATTATACTATTGCAGTGCATTACGTATATAGAAGCATGAATTGCCAGTAAGAATTAAAAATTCACAATCCTAAAGATTAGTACCTAGTTGATTGCGAGCATGGTGATAGCGCGCAAGAGATCCCTTCAACATGTTTATGTGCTTGCTACAGTGCTCCTGTTTTTAGTGCACATCAAACCGTCCCTTCACTTCAACCATGGATGCATTGAAAGGGAGAAACAGGCACTCCTTAGAATGAAGGATGACCTGATTGATGACTATGATGTTCTTTCTTCTTGGGGGAGAGAAGAAGACAAAAGAGATTGCTGCAAATGGAGAGGCATCGCTTGCAGCAACATAACGGGTCACGTTATAGAGATTGATCTTACTTATGAGAAGCCCCTGAGAGGTAAGATAAGCCATTCCTTGCTTGAACTGAGACATCTTACTTACTTAAATTTAAGTGGGAATGATTATGGTGGAACTCAGTTCCCAGCTGATAATAATGGTTCCTTCTCCAAGTTGCGATACTTGTATCTCAATTCTGCTAATTTTTCTGGAACCATCTCATCTCTGCTTGCCAACCTCTCCAGCTTGCAGTCTCTTGATCTGAGTCATAATAATTTTCATGATTTAGCCAACACTGACTGGCTTTTTGGTCTTTCTTCTTTAAGTCACCTTCGTCTGGATGGCAATCACCTTGTTAGGCCCAGTGATTGGTTATCAATAGTTAACAAGCTCCCTCATCTTGAAACCTTGAGCCTGTTCTCGTGCTTTTCTGGGGATGTGATTCCTCTGACAATTTCCCCAAtcaattcttcttcatctcttactgCACTCGATCTCTCTGATAACAACCTTGTGATTCCTTCGGTATACCCATGGTTGTCTAACATCAGTCGATATATTGAAGAATTGGCCCTCTCTTCCAACCTCTTACAAAGTTCAACTCTAGCTGAAATTGGGAACATGATTTCTCTTCAATGGCTTGATCTTTCTAATACTAGAATTGCGGGCCCTATTCCAAAATCCTTCGGAAACATGTCTGATTTGCATCTTTTAGACTTATCGGACAACCATCTCAGCGTACCATTTCCTGATTTGATTCAAAATCTATCTGGTTGCACGGAAAAATCACTGGAGGTTTTCATATTGATTGGAAATCAATTAACAGGTTCATTGCCCGATCTTACAAGATTTTCATCTTTAAAGGCACTATATCTCACAAACAATCGCTTGAATGGGACCATAGAGAAAAGCATCGGATGTCTATCCAAGCTTGAAAATTTGGGACTCGGCTGGAATTCATTGAAAGGAGTCGTATCTGAAGACCATTTCTCAAATCTGTCCAACTTGAAAGAGTTGGTTTTATCTGGTAACTCCCTCATTTGGAATGTGAGTCTCGACTGGGTACCTCCATTTCGTCTAGAAACAATAGGTCTTCAGTCCTGCAATTTGGGACCTCATTTCCCTAAATGGCTCAGGAGTCAGAAGAATAATTGGCTGGATATCTCTGACTCTGGAATTTCTGATTCCATTCCCAGTTGGTTCTGGGACTTGTCCATTGCTCGCCATTTAAATATTTCCTATAACAATTTGAGTGGGACGGTGCCTTATATTTCATTCAACCTTCATTCTTCTTATTATCTTTGTGTTGATATAAGTTCTAATCGTTTCCACGGTCCGTTGCCTTTGTCTTCTAAAACTGAAACAATAGATTCGCGGTTCATCTACCTTGACCTCTCAAAAAACCTATTTTCTGGAGTAATTCCTGATCCTCTGATTCCCATGAAAAATCTGGTGTTTTTTAGTTTGGCTGGTAACAATTTGATTGGGAAAATTCCACCCTCCATAGGATCATTTCCAAAACTTGAAACACTGAATTTGGGAAACAATGTGTTATCGGGACCATTACCTTTGTCTTTAAGGAATTGCACCAGATTGAGATTCATTGACCTAAGTGGTAACATATTGTCCGGAAATGTACCCACTTGGATAGGAGAAAGCCTAAACTCTTTGCAATATTTGAGCCTACAATCCAATCAATTCTATGGAAGCATCCCCTCTCAGCTGTGTCAATTAAAACATGTTCAAATCTTGGATCTCTCTGTAAATAATATCAATGGAATCATACCATACTGCCTCAATAATTTAAGTGCCATGGCTGATGGGAATTCAACTACAACAATCGATCATGAATATGTTATATTAAAAAACAGTTCGATGTTGGATCATTATATTGATGCAGCATTGGTCCTTTGGAAGGGCCAGAATCACGTGTTGGACAAAAATCTTGGACGATTTAGGATAATTGACCTTTCAAGCAATAAAATAGGAGGAGAAATTCCAAGGGAAATATCAAGCCTCTCCCAGATTAATCAATTGAACTTGTCGAACAACAAGTTGATTGGTGCAATCCCTGAAGAGATTGGTTATTTGAAGACAATGGAATCACTCGATCTGTCTCATAATCAACTATCAGGCACAATTCCTGCTAGCATGGCTGATTTAAATTTTCTTAGCACCTTGAACTTGTCATATAATAATTTGTCCGGGAGAATTCCATCAAGTACTCAGCTTCTAGGATTCAGTGCTTCTTCATTTTCTAACAATCTTGCACTTTGTGGGTTGCCTCTTCAACAAAAGTGCCCGGGAGATGATAGTCAAGTTTCACAACCCAAACTTGATGGCCGATACAATCATGAAGATAAACATGAATTCTGGAAATGGTTTTATGTTGGCACGGGTCTCGGATTCATTGTAGGCTTCTGGGGAGTATCGAGCACTTTGCTGTTAAAGCGTCCTTGTAGACATGCCTTTTTCCAACTCTTGGACAAATTGGGAGACTGTGTTTACGTGAGAACAGCAGTGTACAAGAGAAGATTGCAACAGAAATTTCGTAGCTAGGATTCTTCGCTTCTTTTGAAATGGTTGCCAAGGTAATGTTCTTACTTCTTTTGATTCTTTCCAGTGTGAATTTGACTAGGAATTATTATTACGTCTACTTGGGGTAGAGAGTAGAAGTAACTTCAGTTATTCTGGGAATAGAAAACAGAAGTACTAAAACATTGACAAATAATTTTTATGTTGTATGTACTAACtatctatcttttttttttctttttctctctgttTTCTGATATTAGGTTAAAAGTTACAGCTGCTGCTGCTGTTGTTTCTGAAAAAAGTTAGTTTGTTTGTCCGATGGTGAAATTTCGTATAAACAGTGTGCTGTTAGCCGGTTGCTTCAGTACGTTAACTTGTTGGTCATCATTTTGTTTGTATTTTGCTTATGCAAGAATGAAAATTCAGAATGTTATAatgtaataatttaataaatctcaaaatcttcttcaaccttccccTTGTTGCTTAGGCAATCGATCAAAATTGTGAATGTTACCACATCTTGTAATATTCCTAGTCCCACCATTTGATTGCAAATTCTCGTAGCTTTCTTCCGTAATCCTAATACGCAAACCCCAGAATCAATGAGTTTCAAGAGACTAAATCAATgagttatatatttttaaaaaataataataaaggattttttattataaagaattaattagatgattttataattataatgaaaaaaaattgCTTTAGTAGATAATTTACAATCATGATACTTAATTttcttaatattaattttttttttgaatttcgcTATTCAGCATATTTACATGTTAATCTGATATTTCTAATCATATGGCCTTTGAATTATAAATGACAGAATATTTACATGTTAATTTATAGCATTAAATAATAGTAAGTTGGTAAAATtctttgaattatatatatatataaattgtttggtCTAATTTTATGTTTTATGTGTGTGCTCAAGCATCTCTTTCACCTTCATGACATTATTTG
This is a stretch of genomic DNA from Hevea brasiliensis isolate MT/VB/25A 57/8 chromosome 12, ASM3005281v1, whole genome shotgun sequence. It encodes these proteins:
- the LOC110658304 gene encoding receptor-like protein EIX2, with the protein product MVIARKRSLQHVYVLATVLLFLVHIKPSLHFNHGCIEREKQALLRMKDDLIDDYDVLSSWGREEDKRDCCKWRGIACSNITGHVIEIDLTYEKPLRGKISHSLLELRHLTYLNLSGNDYGGTQFPADNNGSFSKLRYLYLNSANFSGTISSLLANLSSLQSLDLSHNNFHDLANTDWLFGLSSLSHLRLDGNHLVRPSDWLSIVNKLPHLETLSLFSCFSGDVIPLTISPINSSSSLTALDLSDNNLVIPSVYPWLSNISRYIEELALSSNLLQSSTLAEIGNMISLQWLDLSNTRIAGPIPKSFGNMSDLHLLDLSDNHLSVPFPDLIQNLSGCTEKSLEVFILIGNQLTGSLPDLTRFSSLKALYLTNNRLNGTIEKSIGCLSKLENLGLGWNSLKGVVSEDHFSNLSNLKELVLSGNSLIWNVSLDWVPPFRLETIGLQSCNLGPHFPKWLRSQKNNWLDISDSGISDSIPSWFWDLSIARHLNISYNNLSGTVPYISFNLHSSYYLCVDISSNRFHGPLPLSSKTETIDSRFIYLDLSKNLFSGVIPDPLIPMKNLVFFSLAGNNLIGKIPPSIGSFPKLETLNLGNNVLSGPLPLSLRNCTRLRFIDLSGNILSGNVPTWIGESLNSLQYLSLQSNQFYGSIPSQLCQLKHVQILDLSVNNINGIIPYCLNNLSAMADGNSTTTIDHEYVILKNSSMLDHYIDAALVLWKGQNHVLDKNLGRFRIIDLSSNKIGGEIPREISSLSQINQLNLSNNKLIGAIPEEIGYLKTMESLDLSHNQLSGTIPASMADLNFLSTLNLSYNNLSGRIPSSTQLLGFSASSFSNNLALCGLPLQQKCPGDDSQVSQPKLDGRYNHEDKHEFWKWFYVGTGLGFIVGFWGVSSTLLLKRPCRHAFFQLLDKLGDCVYVRTAVYKRRLQQKFRS